A stretch of the Streptomyces venezuelae genome encodes the following:
- a CDS encoding FAD binding domain-containing protein, with translation MTTHAPQAAHSVTQSVTLPTSLDEAVAALAAMPAAVPVAGGTDLMAAVNAGQLRPAGLVGLGRINEIRGWQYQDGHALLGAGLTHARMGRPDFAALIPALAAAARAAGPPQIRNAGTLGGNIVTAAPTGDALPVLAALEAVLVIAGPGGARREIPVSHLLAGREMLRPGELIGYVRVPLLHAPQVFLKATGRTGPGRAIASVGLVLDPARRGVRIAVGAVAPMPLRPLEAEQWVASLIDWDAERRLAPEALEAFGEYVAAACVPDQGDPVPAGVLQLRRTVAVLARRALGRALTS, from the coding sequence TTGACCACGCACGCACCGCAGGCGGCGCATTCCGTGACGCAGTCCGTCACGCTGCCCACCTCGCTCGACGAGGCCGTGGCGGCACTCGCCGCCATGCCCGCCGCCGTGCCGGTCGCCGGCGGCACCGACCTCATGGCGGCCGTCAACGCCGGCCAGCTGCGGCCGGCCGGGCTGGTCGGCCTCGGCCGGATCAACGAAATCCGCGGCTGGCAGTACCAGGACGGGCATGCCCTGCTCGGGGCCGGTCTCACCCACGCCCGGATGGGCCGCCCCGACTTCGCGGCGCTGATCCCGGCCCTGGCCGCCGCCGCGCGGGCGGCCGGGCCGCCGCAGATCCGCAACGCGGGCACGCTGGGCGGCAACATCGTCACGGCCGCACCGACGGGCGACGCCCTGCCGGTGCTGGCCGCCCTGGAAGCGGTGCTGGTCATCGCCGGCCCGGGCGGGGCGCGGCGCGAGATCCCCGTGTCCCACCTGCTGGCCGGCCGCGAGATGCTCCGGCCCGGCGAACTGATCGGGTATGTGCGGGTTCCGCTGCTGCACGCCCCGCAGGTGTTCCTGAAGGCGACCGGCCGGACCGGGCCGGGCCGGGCGATCGCCTCGGTGGGGCTGGTCCTGGACCCGGCCCGGCGCGGGGTCCGGATCGCGGTGGGCGCGGTGGCCCCGATGCCGCTGCGGCCCCTGGAGGCCGAGCAGTGGGTGGCCTCGCTGATCGACTGGGACGCGGAACGGCGGCTCGCGCCCGAGGCGCTGGAGGCCTTCGGCGAGTACGTCGCAGCCGCGTGCGTACCCGACCAGGGGGACCCGGTCCCGGCCGGAGTCCTGCAGCTGCGGCGGACGGTGGCCGTGCTGGCACGGAGGGCCCTGGGAAGGGCGCTGACCTCATGA
- a CDS encoding beta-N-acetylhexosaminidase, translated as MPDPIPSDPIPSDLIPKPRYERYAGGGRESCELADPLLAAGPGTEAAAAWLRREIGAATGWALPAAPEAGTPAGTVAGEGRQVVRLVLRPALAETLGPEGYELHVTDRGVLLEGAGPAGLFWAAQTFRQLLGPDAFRRAPLRPGRTWRLPVGGIQDGPRFGWRGMMLDVARHFTPKDGVLRWIDLLAAHKLNVLHLHLTDDQGWRIEIRRYPRLTEAGAWRARSKWGHGSSDRWNDTPHGGFYTQDDIREIVAYAAQRYVRVVPEIDLPGHSQAAIAAYPELGNTDVVDTAALGVWEDWGINPNVLAPTEAVLRFYEGVFEEVLELFPAEVSPFVHIGGDECPKEQWRASPTAQARIAELGLKDEDGLQSWFIRHFDRWLAARGRRLIGWDEILEGGLADGAAVSSWRGYAGGIAAAEAGHEVVMCPEQQVYLDHRQDGGPEEPMPIGYVRSLEDVYRFEPVPPGLSDGAARRVLGAQANVWTEVMENQSRIDYQVFPRLAAFAEVVWSGQPEPERRDYAGFEARMAAAHYARLAALGVDYRPPGGPLPWQRRPGVPGRPIDGPPPNV; from the coding sequence ATGCCCGACCCGATTCCGTCCGACCCGATTCCGTCCGACCTGATTCCGAAGCCGCGCTATGAGCGGTACGCCGGCGGGGGCCGGGAGAGCTGCGAGCTGGCCGACCCGCTGCTCGCGGCCGGGCCCGGAACCGAGGCCGCCGCCGCATGGCTGCGCCGCGAGATCGGCGCGGCGACCGGCTGGGCGCTGCCGGCGGCGCCCGAGGCGGGCACCCCGGCGGGCACCGTGGCGGGGGAGGGGCGGCAGGTGGTCCGGCTGGTGCTGCGGCCCGCCCTCGCCGAGACCCTCGGCCCCGAGGGGTACGAGCTGCACGTCACGGACCGCGGGGTGCTGCTCGAAGGCGCCGGCCCGGCGGGGCTCTTCTGGGCCGCGCAGACGTTCCGTCAGCTGCTCGGCCCCGATGCCTTCCGCCGGGCCCCGCTGCGGCCCGGCCGGACCTGGCGGCTGCCGGTGGGCGGCATCCAGGACGGCCCCCGCTTCGGATGGCGCGGGATGATGCTGGACGTCGCCCGGCACTTCACGCCCAAGGACGGCGTGCTGCGCTGGATCGATTTGCTCGCCGCGCACAAGCTCAACGTGCTGCACCTGCACCTGACGGACGACCAGGGCTGGCGGATCGAGATCCGGCGGTACCCGAGGCTCACCGAGGCCGGGGCCTGGCGGGCGCGCAGCAAGTGGGGCCATGGATCGTCGGACCGCTGGAACGACACCCCGCACGGCGGTTTCTACACCCAGGACGACATCCGGGAGATCGTCGCCTACGCCGCCCAACGGTATGTCCGGGTGGTCCCGGAGATCGATCTGCCGGGCCACTCGCAGGCGGCCATCGCCGCGTACCCGGAGCTCGGGAACACCGATGTGGTGGACACGGCGGCGCTGGGCGTCTGGGAGGACTGGGGCATCAACCCCAACGTCCTGGCGCCGACGGAGGCCGTACTGCGCTTCTACGAGGGCGTCTTCGAGGAGGTGCTGGAGCTGTTCCCGGCGGAGGTCTCGCCGTTCGTGCACATCGGCGGCGACGAATGCCCCAAGGAGCAGTGGCGGGCCTCGCCGACCGCACAGGCCCGGATCGCCGAACTCGGCCTGAAGGACGAGGACGGGCTCCAGTCCTGGTTCATCCGGCACTTCGACCGCTGGCTCGCGGCCCGCGGGCGCCGGCTGATCGGCTGGGACGAGATCCTGGAGGGCGGACTCGCGGACGGCGCCGCGGTGTCCTCCTGGCGCGGCTACGCGGGCGGCATCGCCGCCGCCGAGGCCGGCCACGAGGTGGTGATGTGCCCGGAGCAGCAGGTGTACCTGGACCACCGTCAGGACGGCGGCCCGGAGGAGCCGATGCCGATCGGGTACGTGCGGTCGCTGGAGGACGTGTACCGGTTCGAGCCGGTGCCGCCCGGGTTGTCGGACGGGGCGGCCCGGCGCGTACTGGGCGCGCAGGCGAACGTGTGGACCGAGGTGATGGAGAACCAGAGCCGCATCGACTACCAGGTGTTCCCGCGGCTGGCGGCCTTCGCGGAAGTGGTGTGGTCCGGTCAGCCCGAACCGGAGCGGCGCGACTACGCCGGGTTCGAGGCCCGGATGGCGGCGGCGCACTACGCGCGGCTGGCGGCGCTGGGCGTGGACTACCGGCCGCCGGGCGGCCCGTTGCCGTGGCAGCGGCGGCCAGGCGTACCCGGGCGCCCGATCGACGGGCCACCCCCGAACGTGTGA
- a CDS encoding DUF3039 domain-containing protein → MSTLEPERGTGTGTLVEPTPQVSHGDGDHERFAHYVQKDKIMASALDGTPVVALCGKVWVPGRDPKKYPVCPMCKEIYDSMGAGGDKDKGGKDK, encoded by the coding sequence ATGAGCACTCTTGAGCCCGAGCGCGGGACTGGCACGGGGACCCTCGTAGAGCCGACGCCGCAGGTGTCCCACGGCGACGGCGACCACGAGCGCTTCGCCCATTACGTCCAGAAGGACAAGATCATGGCGAGCGCACTCGACGGGACTCCCGTCGTGGCGCTCTGCGGCAAGGTGTGGGTACCGGGCCGCGACCCCAAGAAGTATCCGGTCTGCCCCATGTGCAAGGAGATCTACGACTCCATGGGCGCGGGCGGGGACAAGGACAAGGGCGGCAAGGACAAGTAG
- a CDS encoding YqgE/AlgH family protein — MTEVSSLTGRLLVATPALADPNFDRAVVLLLDHDEQGSLGVVLNRPTPVGVGDVLLPWAPLAGDPGVVFQGGPVALDSALGIAVIPGEEGPLGWRRVHGAIGLVDLEAPPELLTGALGSLRIFAGYSGWGPGQLEDELSDGAWYVVESEPGDISFPDPQRLWRAVLRRQRSELAMVATYPDDPSLN; from the coding sequence ATGACCGAGGTGTCCTCCCTCACAGGGCGGCTGCTCGTCGCCACCCCCGCCCTCGCGGACCCGAACTTCGACCGCGCGGTGGTGCTGCTGCTCGACCACGACGAGCAGGGTTCGCTCGGCGTGGTCCTCAACCGGCCCACCCCGGTGGGCGTCGGCGATGTCCTGCTGCCCTGGGCCCCCCTGGCCGGTGATCCGGGCGTGGTGTTCCAGGGCGGTCCGGTCGCCCTCGACTCCGCCCTCGGGATCGCCGTCATCCCGGGTGAGGAGGGTCCGCTCGGCTGGCGCCGGGTCCACGGGGCGATCGGCCTGGTCGACCTGGAGGCCCCGCCGGAGCTGCTGACCGGCGCCCTCGGATCGCTGCGCATCTTCGCCGGGTACTCGGGCTGGGGGCCGGGCCAGCTGGAGGACGAGCTGAGCGACGGCGCCTGGTACGTGGTCGAGTCCGAGCCCGGTGACATCTCCTTCCCGGATCCGCAGCGGCTGTGGCGTGCGGTGCTGCGCCGCCAGCGCAGCGAACTGGCGATGGTCGCCACCTACCCGGACGACCCGTCGCTGAACTGA
- the murA gene encoding UDP-N-acetylglucosamine 1-carboxyvinyltransferase, with product MTGTDSNDVLLVHGGTPLEGEIRVRGAKNLVPKAMVAALLGSEPSRLRNVPDIRDVRVVRGLLQLHGVTVRPGDEPGELVLDPTHVESANVADIDAHAGSSRIPILFCGPLLHRLGHAFIPGLGGCDIGGRPIDFHFDVLRQFGATIEKREGGQYLEAPQRLRGCKIRLPYPSVGSTEQVLLTAVLAEGVTELSNAAVEPEIEDLICVLQKMGAIISLDTDRTIRITGVDRLGGYNHKAIPDRLEAASWASAALATGGNIYVRGAQQRSMMTFLNTYRKVGGAFEIDDHGIRFWHPGGPLNAIALETDVHPGFQTDWQQPLVVALTQAAGLSIVHETVYESRLGFTEALNQMGAHIQLYRECLGGSACRFGQRNFLHSAVVSGPTKLQGADLVIPDLRGGFSYLIAALAAEGTSRVHGIDLINRGYENFMEKLVELGAKVELPNGDLV from the coding sequence ATGACCGGCACTGACAGCAACGACGTACTGCTTGTCCACGGCGGCACCCCGCTCGAGGGCGAGATCCGTGTCCGCGGCGCGAAGAACCTCGTGCCCAAGGCCATGGTCGCCGCGCTGCTCGGCAGTGAACCCAGCCGGCTGCGCAATGTGCCGGACATCCGCGACGTGCGGGTCGTCCGCGGCCTGCTCCAGCTGCACGGCGTAACGGTGCGACCGGGCGACGAGCCCGGCGAGCTGGTGCTCGACCCGACCCACGTGGAGAGCGCGAACGTCGCCGACATCGACGCGCACGCGGGCTCCTCCCGGATCCCGATCCTCTTCTGCGGTCCGCTGCTGCACCGGCTCGGCCACGCCTTCATCCCCGGCCTCGGCGGCTGCGACATCGGCGGCCGGCCGATCGACTTCCACTTCGACGTGCTCCGCCAGTTCGGCGCGACCATCGAGAAGCGCGAAGGCGGTCAGTACCTGGAAGCCCCGCAGCGCCTGCGCGGCTGCAAGATCCGCCTGCCGTACCCCTCGGTCGGCTCGACCGAGCAGGTGCTGCTGACAGCCGTACTGGCCGAGGGCGTGACCGAGCTGTCGAACGCGGCCGTCGAGCCCGAGATCGAGGACCTCATCTGCGTGCTGCAGAAGATGGGCGCGATCATCTCCCTCGACACCGACCGGACCATCCGGATCACCGGTGTGGACCGCCTCGGCGGCTACAACCACAAGGCGATCCCGGACCGCCTGGAGGCCGCCTCGTGGGCTTCCGCGGCCCTGGCGACCGGCGGCAACATCTACGTGCGCGGCGCCCAGCAGCGCTCGATGATGACCTTCCTGAACACGTACCGGAAGGTCGGCGGCGCCTTCGAGATCGACGACCACGGCATCCGGTTCTGGCACCCGGGCGGTCCGCTCAACGCGATCGCGCTGGAGACCGACGTCCACCCCGGCTTCCAGACCGACTGGCAGCAGCCGCTGGTGGTCGCGCTGACCCAGGCCGCCGGCCTGTCGATCGTCCACGAGACGGTCTACGAGTCCCGGCTGGGCTTCACCGAGGCGCTCAACCAGATGGGCGCGCACATCCAGCTCTACCGGGAGTGCCTGGGCGGCTCGGCCTGCCGCTTCGGCCAGCGCAACTTCCTGCACTCGGCGGTCGTGTCCGGCCCCACCAAGCTCCAGGGCGCCGACCTGGTCATCCCGGACCTCCGGGGCGGGTTCTCGTACCTGATCGCGGCGCTGGCGGCCGAGGGCACCTCGCGGGTCCACGGCATCGACCTGATCAACCGCGGCTACGAGAACTTCATGGAGAAGCTCGTGGAGCTCGGCGCGAAGGTCGAGCTGCCGAACGGCGATCTCGTCTGA
- a CDS encoding HU family DNA-binding protein: MNRSELVAALSERAEVTRKDADAVLAALAETIGEVVAKGDEKVTIPGFLTFERTHRAARTARNPQTGDPIQIPAGYSVKVSAGSKLKEAAKGK, translated from the coding sequence ATGAACCGCAGTGAGCTGGTGGCCGCTCTGTCCGAGCGCGCCGAGGTGACCCGCAAGGACGCCGACGCCGTTCTGGCCGCGCTCGCCGAGACCATCGGTGAGGTCGTCGCCAAGGGCGACGAGAAGGTCACCATCCCCGGCTTCCTGACCTTCGAGCGCACCCACCGTGCCGCTCGCACCGCTCGTAACCCGCAGACCGGCGACCCCATCCAGATCCCGGCCGGCTACAGCGTGAAGGTCTCCGCGGGCTCCAAGCTCAAGGAAGCCGCCAAGGGCAAGTAA
- a CDS encoding NAD-dependent malic enzyme, whose protein sequence is MATAPSVSYSMTVRLEVPASGTAVSQLTTAVESSGGSVTGLDVTASGHEKLRIDVTIAATSTAHADEIVEKLRGIEGVALGKVSDRTFLMHLGGKIEMAAKHPIRNRDDLSMIYTPGVARVCMAIAENPEDARRLTIKRNSVAVVTDGSAVLGLGNIGPKAALPVMEGKAALFKRFAGIDAWPICLDTQDSDEIVAIVKAIAPGFAGINLEDISAPRCFEIEARLREALDIPVFHDDQHGTAIVVLAALTNALRVVGKAIGDVKVVMSGAGAAGTAILKLLLSAGVKNAVVADVHGVVHAGRPDLVDAAGDSPLRWIADNTNPEGYTGTLKEAVVGADVFIGVSAPNVLAGEDVAAMAEGAIVFALANPDPEVDPAIARQTAAVVATGRSDFPNQINNVLVFPGVFRGLLDAQSRTVNTDMMLAAASALADVVGEDELNANYIIPSVFNDKVAGAVAGAVRKAATPAVTSTVASGTSV, encoded by the coding sequence ATGGCAACGGCGCCCAGCGTCTCGTACTCGATGACGGTCCGCCTGGAGGTGCCCGCGAGCGGAACCGCGGTCTCCCAGCTCACCACCGCAGTGGAATCCTCCGGCGGGTCGGTCACCGGCCTGGACGTGACCGCCTCCGGCCACGAAAAGCTCCGGATCGACGTCACCATCGCCGCCACCTCCACCGCGCACGCCGACGAGATCGTCGAGAAGCTGCGCGGGATCGAGGGCGTCGCACTCGGCAAGGTGTCCGACCGCACCTTCCTGATGCACCTCGGCGGCAAGATCGAGATGGCGGCCAAGCACCCCATCCGCAACCGTGACGACCTCTCGATGATCTACACCCCGGGTGTGGCCCGGGTGTGCATGGCGATCGCCGAGAACCCCGAGGACGCCCGCCGCCTCACCATCAAGCGCAACTCCGTCGCAGTCGTGACCGACGGCTCCGCCGTGCTCGGTCTCGGCAACATCGGCCCGAAGGCCGCACTGCCGGTCATGGAGGGCAAGGCCGCCCTGTTCAAGCGGTTCGCCGGCATCGACGCCTGGCCGATCTGCCTGGACACCCAGGACTCCGACGAGATCGTCGCAATCGTCAAGGCGATCGCCCCCGGCTTCGCCGGCATCAACCTCGAGGACATCTCCGCACCGCGCTGCTTCGAGATCGAGGCACGCCTGCGCGAGGCCCTGGACATCCCCGTCTTCCACGACGACCAGCACGGCACCGCGATCGTCGTGCTCGCCGCCCTCACCAACGCCCTGCGCGTGGTGGGCAAGGCGATCGGCGACGTGAAGGTGGTCATGTCCGGCGCCGGCGCGGCCGGTACCGCCATCCTGAAGCTGCTGCTCTCGGCCGGTGTGAAGAACGCCGTGGTCGCCGATGTGCACGGCGTGGTGCACGCCGGCCGTCCCGACCTGGTGGACGCCGCAGGGGACTCCCCGCTGCGGTGGATCGCCGACAACACCAACCCCGAGGGCTACACGGGCACCCTGAAGGAGGCCGTGGTCGGCGCCGACGTCTTCATCGGCGTCTCCGCTCCGAACGTGCTCGCCGGCGAGGACGTGGCGGCCATGGCCGAGGGCGCCATCGTGTTCGCGCTCGCGAACCCGGACCCCGAGGTGGACCCGGCGATCGCCCGTCAGACGGCCGCCGTCGTGGCCACCGGCCGCTCCGACTTCCCGAACCAGATCAACAACGTGCTGGTCTTCCCGGGCGTCTTCCGCGGCCTGCTGGACGCTCAGTCCCGCACCGTGAACACGGACATGATGCTGGCCGCGGCCAGCGCGCTGGCCGATGTGGTCGGCGAGGACGAGCTCAACGCGAACTACATCATTCCTTCGGTGTTCAACGACAAGGTCGCCGGTGCAGTGGCGGGCGCGGTCCGCAAGGCCGCAACCCCCGCCGTCACCTCGACTGTGGCGTCGGGCACGTCTGTCTGA
- a CDS encoding HelD family protein has product MAAQDAAVDAVDSTADSVRDREIAVEQSHLDQVYRRLEEKIHEAEFLMNDAAQRGQVGTPGALAERDAQVFRAGIHLNRLNNEFEDFLFGRIDLVLGKDGERGPDGAYTSIEPADDAIRADLTADIAETLHIGRIGVLDADYSPLVIDWRAPAAAPFYRSTPKEPGRVVRRRVIRSKGRRVLGVEDDLMRPEVTAFLDGAELPAIGDGALMAALGRARTHTMRDIVSSIQAEQDLVIRAPAASVAEVSGGPGTGKTAVALHRAAYLLYQDRRRYAGGILIVSPTPLLVAYTEGVLPSLGEEGQVAIRALGSLVDGAEATAYDEPAVARVKGSSRMLKVLRKAVRGALELGGPAGPAPERLRVVAFGRRQELEAAELDRIRQTVLGGTAPVNLLRPRARRLLLDALWAKSGGANRHSDPELAAELRSAFDEDISTEDVFIEFLNAWWPELTPRGVLTAMADERRLGRWARRVLNPRETRQLARSLRREALSVHDVALLDELQMLLGAPARPKRKREYDPLDQLTGLEELMPQREETQRERAERLAAERVDYAHVIVDEAQDLTPMQWRMVGRRGRHGTWTVVGDPAQSSWTDPEEAAAARDEALGSRPRRRFTLTVNYRNPAEIAELAAKVLRRAMPDMEPPSAVRSTGLRPRFTAVGEGAGLRDTVREETRRLLSQVDGTVGVVVAMNRRAEAADWLADLGGRAVALGSLEAKGLEYDATVVVSPAEIAAESPAGLRVLYVALTRATQQLTVVSAASDAPDAAGVPELLAD; this is encoded by the coding sequence GTGGCCGCGCAGGATGCCGCTGTAGACGCTGTCGACAGCACGGCGGATTCGGTCCGCGATCGGGAGATCGCGGTCGAACAGAGCCATCTGGACCAGGTGTACCGCCGCCTCGAGGAGAAGATCCACGAGGCCGAGTTCCTGATGAACGACGCGGCCCAGCGCGGCCAGGTCGGCACCCCCGGCGCGCTCGCCGAGCGCGACGCCCAGGTGTTCCGGGCCGGTATCCACCTGAACCGGCTGAACAACGAGTTCGAGGACTTCCTCTTCGGGCGGATCGACCTCGTGCTCGGCAAGGACGGGGAGCGGGGTCCCGACGGCGCCTACACCTCCATCGAGCCCGCCGACGACGCGATCCGGGCCGACCTGACCGCCGATATCGCCGAAACCCTCCACATCGGGCGGATCGGTGTCCTCGACGCCGACTACTCACCGCTGGTCATCGACTGGCGGGCGCCGGCCGCCGCGCCGTTCTACCGCTCCACCCCCAAGGAACCGGGCCGGGTGGTGCGGCGCCGCGTCATCCGGTCCAAGGGCCGCCGGGTGCTGGGCGTGGAGGACGACCTGATGAGGCCGGAGGTCACGGCCTTCCTCGACGGGGCCGAGCTGCCCGCGATCGGCGACGGCGCACTGATGGCCGCCCTCGGCCGGGCCCGCACCCACACCATGCGGGATATCGTCTCCTCCATCCAGGCCGAGCAGGACCTGGTCATCCGGGCCCCCGCCGCCTCCGTCGCCGAGGTGTCCGGCGGACCGGGCACCGGCAAGACGGCCGTCGCCCTGCACCGGGCCGCCTACCTGCTCTACCAGGACCGGCGGCGCTATGCCGGCGGCATCCTGATCGTCTCGCCGACCCCGCTGCTGGTGGCCTACACCGAAGGCGTGCTGCCCTCGCTGGGCGAGGAGGGCCAGGTGGCCATCCGGGCGCTGGGCTCCCTGGTGGACGGGGCGGAGGCCACCGCGTACGACGAGCCGGCCGTCGCCCGGGTCAAGGGCTCCTCGCGGATGCTGAAGGTGCTGCGCAAGGCCGTACGCGGCGCCCTGGAACTGGGCGGTCCGGCCGGGCCGGCCCCCGAGCGGCTGCGGGTGGTGGCCTTCGGGCGGAGGCAGGAGCTGGAGGCGGCCGAGCTGGACCGGATCCGGCAGACCGTGCTGGGCGGGACCGCCCCCGTCAACCTGCTCCGGCCGCGGGCCCGCCGGCTGCTGCTGGACGCGCTGTGGGCGAAGTCCGGCGGGGCGAACCGGCACAGTGACCCGGAGCTGGCCGCCGAGCTGCGCTCCGCCTTCGACGAGGACATCTCGACGGAGGACGTGTTCATCGAGTTCCTGAACGCCTGGTGGCCCGAGCTCACCCCGCGCGGGGTGCTCACCGCGATGGCCGACGAGCGGCGGCTGGGCCGCTGGGCCCGCCGGGTGCTGAACCCGCGCGAGACCCGGCAGCTGGCCCGCTCGCTGCGCCGCGAGGCCCTCTCGGTGCACGATGTCGCCCTGCTGGACGAGCTCCAGATGCTGCTGGGCGCCCCGGCCCGGCCCAAGCGCAAGCGCGAATACGATCCGCTGGACCAGCTCACCGGGCTGGAGGAGCTGATGCCGCAGCGCGAGGAGACCCAGCGGGAGCGGGCCGAACGGCTGGCCGCGGAGCGGGTGGACTATGCGCACGTGATCGTCGACGAGGCCCAGGACCTGACGCCCATGCAGTGGCGGATGGTGGGCCGGCGCGGCCGGCACGGCACCTGGACGGTGGTCGGCGACCCGGCCCAGTCCTCCTGGACGGACCCGGAGGAGGCCGCTGCGGCCCGTGACGAGGCCCTCGGCAGCCGGCCGCGCCGCCGCTTCACGCTGACCGTCAACTACCGCAACCCGGCCGAGATCGCCGAGCTGGCGGCGAAGGTGCTCCGCCGGGCGATGCCGGACATGGAGCCCCCGTCGGCGGTCCGGTCCACGGGCCTGCGGCCCCGGTTCACCGCCGTCGGCGAGGGCGCGGGGCTGCGGGACACCGTCCGCGAGGAGACGCGCCGGCTGCTGTCCCAGGTGGACGGCACCGTCGGAGTGGTCGTGGCGATGAACCGGCGGGCGGAGGCGGCCGACTGGCTGGCCGACCTCGGCGGACGCGCGGTGGCCCTGGGCAGTCTGGAGGCGAAGGGCCTGGAGTACGACGCCACGGTGGTGGTCTCCCCGGCGGAGATCGCCGCGGAGTCCCCGGCCGGCCTGCGCGTGCTGTACGTGGCCCTGACCCGGGCCACCCAGCAGCTGACCGTGGTCTCCGCCGCGTCCGACGCCCCGGACGCCGCCGGGGTCCCCGAGCTGCTGGCCGACTGA
- a CDS encoding CGNR zinc finger domain-containing protein, whose amino-acid sequence MWFDSGRVCLDLVATLGPPEGIRDDAELRLWLTGAGLVPDGTPLARADAGWLPPFRDLRADLRTLVRAELAGTAPEDAALGRVNALAAGPPPGLCAVRDEAGHLVRELRGRVDCAALLAAIARDAVELLTDPGDRALLRACEGDGCRRVYLDTSRGHRRRWCSSELCGNRERVARHRRRALAARPG is encoded by the coding sequence ATGTGGTTCGACTCCGGGCGGGTCTGCCTGGACCTGGTGGCCACCCTCGGGCCCCCCGAGGGAATCCGGGACGACGCGGAACTCCGGCTGTGGCTCACCGGCGCCGGCCTGGTGCCGGACGGCACCCCGCTGGCCCGCGCGGACGCCGGCTGGCTGCCGCCGTTCCGGGACCTCCGCGCCGATCTCCGCACCCTGGTACGGGCCGAACTGGCCGGCACCGCGCCCGAGGACGCCGCCCTCGGCCGGGTCAACGCGCTGGCCGCCGGACCCCCTCCCGGGCTGTGCGCCGTACGGGACGAGGCCGGCCACCTCGTCCGGGAACTCCGCGGCCGGGTCGACTGCGCGGCCCTGCTCGCCGCGATCGCCCGGGACGCCGTGGAACTGCTCACCGACCCGGGCGACCGGGCCCTGCTCCGGGCCTGCGAGGGCGACGGCTGCCGGCGGGTCTACCTGGACACCTCGCGCGGGCACCGGCGCCGCTGGTGCTCCAGCGAGCTGTGCGGCAACCGCGAACGGGTCGCCCGGCACCGCCGGCGCGCGCTGGCCGCCCGCCCCGGATAA
- a CDS encoding uroporphyrinogen-III synthase yields MTTAIDDTTRTGPLAGFTVGVTAARRADELIALLRRRGAAVLHAPALRIVPLADDSELLAATKELIGCAPDMVVATTAIGFRGWIEAADGWGIGEELLARLRGTQLLARGPKVKGAIRAAGLVEEWSPESESLAEVLDRMLTVGVAGRRIALQLHGEPLPGFVEALRAGGAEVVVVPVYRWMPPEDLAPLDRLLDAMAAGTVDAVSFTSAPAAASLLSRAEQRGMEEQVLAALRGGVLAACVGPVTALPLQARGVDTAAPERFRLGPLVQLLCQELPARARVLSVAGRRMEIRGHAVLVDDALRPVPPAGMALLRALARRPGWVVSRADLLRALPGAGRDEHAVETAMARLRGALGAPKLIQTVVKRGYRLSLDAPADSGYGTT; encoded by the coding sequence ATGACGACCGCGATCGACGACACCACCCGCACCGGACCGCTCGCAGGCTTCACCGTCGGGGTCACCGCCGCCCGGCGCGCCGACGAGCTCATCGCCCTGCTGCGGCGGCGCGGCGCGGCGGTCCTGCACGCGCCCGCCCTGCGGATCGTGCCGCTCGCCGACGACAGCGAGCTGCTCGCCGCCACCAAGGAACTCATCGGCTGCGCACCGGACATGGTCGTGGCCACCACCGCCATCGGGTTCCGCGGCTGGATCGAGGCCGCCGACGGCTGGGGGATCGGCGAGGAACTGCTGGCCCGGCTGCGCGGCACCCAACTGCTCGCCCGGGGCCCGAAGGTGAAGGGCGCGATCCGGGCGGCCGGACTGGTCGAGGAATGGTCCCCGGAATCCGAGTCCCTCGCAGAGGTCCTGGACCGGATGCTGACCGTGGGGGTGGCCGGCCGGCGGATCGCCCTCCAGCTGCACGGGGAGCCGCTGCCGGGCTTCGTGGAAGCGCTGCGGGCGGGCGGGGCCGAGGTGGTCGTCGTACCCGTGTACCGGTGGATGCCGCCGGAGGACCTGGCGCCGCTGGACCGGCTGCTCGACGCGATGGCCGCCGGAACCGTCGACGCGGTCAGCTTCACCTCCGCACCGGCGGCGGCCTCCCTGCTGTCCCGGGCGGAGCAGCGCGGGATGGAGGAGCAGGTGCTGGCCGCGCTGCGGGGCGGGGTGCTGGCGGCCTGCGTCGGCCCGGTGACGGCCCTGCCCCTGCAGGCCCGCGGGGTGGACACGGCGGCCCCGGAACGGTTCCGGCTCGGCCCGCTGGTCCAGCTGCTGTGCCAGGAACTCCCGGCCCGGGCCAGGGTGCTGTCGGTGGCCGGCCGCCGGATGGAGATCCGCGGCCACGCCGTCCTCGTCGACGACGCACTCCGCCCGGTGCCGCCGGCCGGCATGGCCCTGCTGCGGGCCCTGGCCCGGCGGCCGGGCTGGGTGGTGTCCCGGGCGGACCTGCTGCGGGCGCTGCCGGGAGCGGGCCGGGACGAGCACGCGGTGGAGACGGCGATGGCCCGGCTGCGCGGGGCGCTGGGGGCGCCCAAGCTGATCCAGACGGTGGTCAAGCGCGGCTACCGGCTGTCGCTGGACGCCCCGGCCGACAGCGGCTACGGCACGACCTGA